The genomic window AATATAAACAGGATTTGGGGTTAAGCATGTAGCATTGTAACTCCAACAATCCAGTCCCCCAATTATGCGGAGACTAGGCCGGCCACAATCTGGGAAAGAAACGCGGCGTTTTGGCGGCATATTGCGCATAAGCTTCCCCGAATTCCGCGGCGACTTCGCGCTCTTCGCGCAACGCCAGCCACACATAAGCCGCCATCAACACCGGCCACAACACCAGCATCGTCACGGTCGGCCAGTGCAGCAGCCAGCCCAGCGTGAAAAGAAACATGCCGGTGTATTGCGGATGGCGGATAAAACGGTAGATGCCGTGCGTCACCAACTCTTTGGCTTGGTGAATTTGTATCCAACCCCAGGCAATCAATGTGAGTCCCAGGAACGACAGCAACGTGCCGAGAAACGGCCCGGCATGCCCAAGGTGCTGATGCGCCCACTCGCGCAATGAAGGCACTTCAAACAGCGGCGACAGCAAAAAGATGAGCAACGGCCAGCCGAACATCTCCGTGACCAATGCCAGCACGAATGCAATGAAGGCGCCCTGCGATTTCCACGTTCCCTTGGTCGAACGGCGATACGGCAGCAGCGCCAGAAATGCAATCATCACGACCAGATTCAACCCGATCAAACCGCCTCGGCCGAAATGCTCTTGCACCCATGCCACGGTTGCCGGGCGCCCAGCGTGACCGAACAATTCAATGCCATACAATGCTGCAAAAATCACCAATGCGATAATGCCGGCCCAGGTCAAAAATTTTGTTTTCATCGCGCCTACCTGCCTTCCCTGAGATTCACTTCTGTTTATTTGATTGATCAATAATCTGTATCCATCCGAAAATACTACAACCTCGGTTTCGCAGAGGTTCATTGAGATTTGAGGTCGTGAGAAAACCTACAGCGTTTTTTAAATGCGTGTACAGGATTCGTAGCCCTGCCCCCTTGTGGGGCATTGTCGCAACCGCGAATTTCATGGCTTCAACAGCCGCCCACAAGGGGCGGGGACTACAAACTCTGTTCATCCAAATGAAAAACGCTGTAAGCTGCAAAGGCAGCGGCCAAGCCGTTGCAGGAACACAGCCTAAAATACAATGTTTTTAAACGGACACAATTGAAAAATGCCTGGCAAAAACCAACGCATTTGAACAATAGCGTAATAAACTCGCGCAACTTTCAATATCGTAAATCCGCGCCATGCACTCATAAAAAAATAACCACTTGCATACTCCTCAACCCAAAAATTTTCCTAAATTTCAATTGACAATCTTATGTGACAGTTGTATATTCGCGGCACTCTTTGGGGTAGTCTCCATCAAAACCCGGGTAGCTCTGCGCGAAAGAGCTTAGGAGACTCCCAATTCTCCTACCTAATTCACTGCATCGTTCTCCTCAAGGAGAATGCTTCTCCCATTGGTCTGCCCAGTGAGGTAGATTCTCCGTAACGTCGATGTACAAACGAAACCGGAATTCGTCCCAGAGGTTGCCGCTGTCTCAGCTTCATTTAGATTTGTTTTGCGTCGCATTTTCCATGTCCAGCGCCGTACTGTTTCGCCGACGGCTTGATTCATTTTCTTCAGGAGGAAGTCATGAAGCCATGCAACTTTTTTTCACATTCGCGAGTTAGTAGCCTCCTTTCCGGGCACTGGTTGGCTGAACATAAGGATCTTTTGTGAAGCGATTCGGCGAATTTCTCTTGAGCCTGCTGGCTCTCCCCTTCCTCTTGCCGTGGTATCTGGCGGAAAAGCTGTTCGAATATTTCATTCAGCCGCTGATTTTCAAACGCTATCGCATCGGACTCGATGCCCGCAAGAGAAGAAACGTTCGTCTCGCCATTATCGGCGCCGGCGCGCTCGTGCTCGCCTATCTCGGTTGGAAATTTTGGCAGGTGAGCCAACTGTTTCCCTCGATTTTGGCATTCCTGTCCAAAGGCCACGTTTATTTTCTGGCGATATTCAACGACGCCATTCGCCTCGCGCAAACGCTGATCTGGCCGCTCAATGTTACCTTGACGTTCATCCAGGGCAGGCCCGTCGATTTATGGCATCTCGCGCTCGCGCTGTACTTTTGTTTTCTGCCGGTTTTGTTCGCGTTCAATCTCGTGTTGCGCATTTTCACCACCTCGCGCTCGCTGGGTAAGGCGGTCACGCTGCGCAACGAGGCCGTGCGCGATGTTGACATCGTGCGCTTCGCGGAAAAGGCCAAACCCGACGAGATTTTCATCGGCATCGACATGAACCGCAACAACGCGCCGTTCTTTGTCAAACGCCAATGGCTCAAAGGCCACGCGCAAATCATCGGTGCGGCGGGCAGCGGCAAAACCGAAAACATCATTCAGCCGATTTGGTTTCAAGAAGTGCGGCGCAATGTCGCCACGTTCGTGATCGACGGCAAAGGCTCGCGCCGCAATCTCGACCGGTTTTACACCATTGCCACTTCGCTGGCCCAGGGACACGAGGTGTTTTATTTCAATCCCGGCGATCCTGATCGTTCCGCGACTTACAACCCCGTGCTGCGCGGCAATCCCGGCGAGATTCGTCAGAAAATTATTGCAAGCTTGAACTGGGCCGAGGCTGCCTCCGGCGCAAAAGAGCGTACCTCGTTTTATCTCGATTTGATCATTCGCGCCATCAAAGAAACCGGGCGCTTCATCAGTCTTGAAGAGATTTATCAATATTTCACCTCAAAGACGCATTTGCACAACGAACTGCGCAAGCTGCGCAATCGCGCGGCTTACGAAGGCCTGTTCGAGGTGATGGAAAATTACGCGCGCTTTCAAACCGAGACCGAGTTTCTCGCCACGGCGCTGCGTGAGGTTTGCCAGTCAGATTATGCCTGGCTGTTGGATACCGACGAGCCGGAGATCGACGTTGCCGATATTTATCTGCGCCGCAAGGATTGTTATTTCACACTGCCAATGCACAGCGGCTCGCCGGCCATGCACTTTCTCGGCCAACTGATTTTGCAAGATATGGCTACCAGTTTCGCGCGCGTCACGCTCAATCCCATGTCTGAGGCCGGCTCGGGCAACGAGGGCTTGCTGATCATCGACGAGCTGGCGCATTTCGTCAATCCCGGTTTTATCGAGCTGCTGCGCGTGTGCCGCAACGCGCAGGTGAGCGTATGTTACACCAATCAATCGTTTGCCGAGCTAACCAATCCAGCATTGCATTTGCATACCTCTTTTGTGGAAGAATTGGCAGATCACACCAACGCGACGTTTTGCTTTCATCTCGGCAGCGTGGAGAGCATTCGCACCGTTATGCAGCGCATCGGACAAAGCAGCAGCAAAGCTGAGGCAGAACCCGCGCCTGCGCCCGCCGCAAAGGGAAAACACAGGCCCGGCCTCAGCAAAGAACCACCCGCAGCAAGCAGAAGCAACATAGCCATCACCGAAGATTTGCTCAAACATCTTGAAGTTGGGCGCTGCCTGGCCTTCATCCGCCAGCCGCGCGTTCTTGCAATTTTGAAGACGGGCTATTTCAAATTTGAAAAACCGCTGAGTTTTGAGGGAAGGAAGAGTGAAAAATTGGTCACAACGTCTTAAAGATATAGAAGTAAGGTCTTTTTGTTTTGACTTCAGCTCAAAAGCGGGTGATTTGAGAAGTCTTACGAGCAAACACTCTAGCCCGTGGAGTACTTGACAAAAAATGGAGGGATTATGAAAAAGTTTTTAAGCAAACAGTCGTTCGGTTGGTCAAATCTTTTCTTTGTTGCCATGGGTTTTGCACAGCAATACGTTCCTCCTATTGACCAATTTCAATGGCAAAATTCCTCCATTGGCGGCGGCGGTTTTTGCATGGAAATTCGGCTTGATCCGTTCGACAATTACGCTCAAGACGGCAATCCCGTGCTCTATCTTGCCACAGACGTATCCGGCGTTTATCGTTCGTTTGACAAGGGCGTAAGCTGGGAAATGTCGTTTTATGAAGCCTCCTTGGAAAAGAACACGTTGGCGCGATACGCCACAAGCCTCGCTTTTCGCCCGACCGGCACGCGCCGAATTATCGCCGGAACAGTTGAAGGCATTTATTTGTGGCGAAACAGCAACGCTACGTGGAAGGGCGCCGTCATGCCGGCATCGCCGGATAGCATTGCTGATGAAGATGGCCTTTATCCGTGGATTGGCGTGATTCGTGAAAACCCCTATGACGCGACGGGCTTGGAGATTCTTGCCGGCATCGGTGACGTGCGTGATCGGCGTTTCGGCATGAGTGCGGTGCTGCGCTCCACCAATACTTCTGTTGAGCCGAACAGCTTCGAGCTGGTGCCGATAGACAATGCAACTTCGAGCAAAGAGATTGTTTATGATCTCGATTTCTACGAATACAATGACACGACGTATACCTTTGTCACCACGAATCGCGGCATTTATCTCAGCAAGAATATGTTCGAGGCGGCAACTCCTGAGGGCGTAACGTTCACGAAGGTCAGCGCAAGCTTGGATAGTTTACGCAGCCTGGTTCTGCTGCCTGAGACTACTGCCAGTGATTCCGTTGTCGCTTTCGTGACGCGCTATGACCCGGCTGGCAGCGGTTCTCATCCTGGCGGTCTGTATCGCAACATCGATGTTTTGCGCAGCACAACGTGGACGAAAACTTCTTCGGATTTGAACCGGTTGGAGAATATCAGCGCAAAACCCGGCAGCACCATGGACGATTACGAAATCTTTGTCTCGCGCAAAAACATGTCGTGGCTGGGAGTAAGCGTCGATGGCTCGGTGGTTCAAATTGCCGACAAAAACTCCAACGTGCACAACGGCTATCGGGAGAGTGACGTTGACCTGCGTTTCGGCAGTTTCACCGTGGCTGATAACGGCGACGTTTACGGCGCATGGGGCTATGGCCCGATCAAAGCGCTGGCGGAAAGCGAGCCGGACGATACCCGCGAATACGCGCAGATTTTCACC from Cytophagia bacterium CHB2 includes these protein-coding regions:
- a CDS encoding isoprenylcysteine carboxylmethyltransferase family protein, whose amino-acid sequence is MNLCETEVVVFSDGYRLLINQINRSESQGRQVGAMKTKFLTWAGIIALVIFAALYGIELFGHAGRPATVAWVQEHFGRGGLIGLNLVVMIAFLALLPYRRSTKGTWKSQGAFIAFVLALVTEMFGWPLLIFLLSPLFEVPSLREWAHQHLGHAGPFLGTLLSFLGLTLIAWGWIQIHQAKELVTHGIYRFIRHPQYTGMFLFTLGWLLHWPTVTMLVLWPVLMAAYVWLALREEREVAAEFGEAYAQYAAKTPRFFPRLWPA